The genomic DNA aggggcgagggggaggggggagggtaAGCTCAGCtcaccctgcagccccagggctgtgcaCCCCCCAGAAATGCCAGGGTCAGGCAGAACACCAGGCTATGAACACTCCAGCCTCAAGGAGACCTGGCACAGGCACCGGCCGCCTGAGGTGCAGACAAGGGGCATCCTCCCATTGTCCCGCCCCGGCTGGGCACAGGAGAGGGAAAGACAGGTAGCAGGGTTCAGGTTTCTTAAGCGCCTGACAGGAATTTCAGAGTATAACCTTCGCTCTGGGTTTTTATTACTTGCCCCTTCTGACCAGGGGAGAGGGCATGCTGCAGTGTGCACACAGCTCTGGGCTGGGCCTGCTCCTCTGGAGCTGGAGCCAAGGTCCCTGGCAGCTCAGgagccagcactgctcagctgcTTGAAGCACTTGACTGTCAGTTGCTTGGTGTTCCCATCTCCAGctcctcgtcttcctcctccGACCAGCTCAAGCTGTCATCCGAGTCCTCCCCCTGCACTGCCCTGGGTTCCTCTGCATTGGCAGCCTCCTTCTGCTCACCATGGGAGTATGACCTGCTTTGGGGAAGCTCCAGCCTGGCCCAGGAGCCAGGGCTGGCTTTGCAAAGCATGATCTCCACCTTGGTAGGGACCATGCTCACAAAGCTCTTCTCTATTTCAATGACCTAGAGAGAGGGAAAGGTGCAgtgagctgggcaggggagggcgggcagcacACACTCATCCTTCCCCTTActggcagagccctgccagagaagaggagaaatctCCTCTCCTCATGAGCCAGGAGACAGAACAGGATGAAACCTGGGCTCCAGCTGAGCTTCACAGTGTTACCTCTAAGCAGCATTGCAGTGCGGGTACAGAGCTCAGCTAGCCGCAGCCATGTGTGTGGCTGCGGTACAGCCCTCTCCCCACGGCAGCGAGCTGCGCTGAGACACAGGCGTACCCACAGTCCATACTCTGCTGCCCACCAGTGCAGACAGCACATGCCAGAAATAAAGGCGAGAAATGCACATGCAAATTCCTGAGTCTCGCTGCTCCTCCGCAGCCAGCAAGCAGCTGAGAAATCAGATCGAGTCTCTCCCCTCACACAGCTGCCtgcccacaggcacagcaggattggAGGAGGAGACAGGAACCTGCTGGACCAAAGACTCTTTGGGGCAGTCTGGGACCAAACCCAGAACACCTACAGAGCTGGCAGTGACGTCCAGTTCTACTCTTAGTCCAGGATCGACTGGTGTAGCCACCAGAAGCCTCCAAAACAGCCCTCCTCACAACCCCTAAGGCATTTCCTAGCAGAGATGACTGTAAATGCCGGTACCTGGCCGACCTGGCTCCCAGACAATCCCAACAAGAACAAGGCAGCACTGTGGCAGCGTTTAAAAGAGAGCAGCCAGAGTGCCTCAGGTAGTGCAGGGCAGTCAGATGGGCACCGAGCCCAGGCAGCATCCTGGCATGGCTCCCATGGGGTGCTACCACTATGGGATCAATAGAGAAAAACCTAATTTCCCCATCAGCCTTTGCTGCTATAGAAAACTGGAGCTCTGGAGATAAACGGGGTCCTCTCTGCTGTGACAGCCATGGTGGACCTGTGTTCTCTGCAATGCTTGAAGAGTTGGCAATGAATCACACCAAGGGAGGGACTATGAAATGACTGTTTGTTCCACAGATGTGCCTGCCGGGGATGAGACAACGTCCCAGGTGCCACAGCATTTCTATGCAATAATCCAGTCGAAGTCTGCCTCCTGCTCCATGCACAGGAAGGACTGTGCAGAAATTGCAGCAACAACCACTTTGCTGCCTTTTCCAAAGTCTGAGAATCCTGACTACGCAGAGGGTAATTTTCTTTACTGGGAGCCTGTGTTTGGGGCTGCAAACGCTTCTCCCAGAGCACAGGCTGCGTCACAGCattgcagcccagcccagcccagactACTGGAACAGGGAAATCAAAGTAAACAGTATCTTACCCCCCAGAGATCCAGTTCTGCCTGGAAAATCTTATTCCCTTCAAAGATGATATGAACTTCAAGCTGAAAGATTAACAGAAAATTATCTGAGTGGGTAGCACAGCACTGCCAGAGCTCTTCCCCCGGACAGTGCAGCTgccttccagcactgcaatgtaTCCCACATCCTGGCTCCAGTGTAACTGCCTGGTGATCCCCCTGGCACCTGGGAGCATTCCACCCCCTTCAGAGCATGCCGAGATCACCTCTGCCACCAGTCAAAGAATTAATGGCCAGCAAAGCTACCCGCTGAGGCTGAAAGCCACTGAGCCAGAGTGGCTGgacagatgctgctgcagcagtgaagCCGCTGGGCTCTCAGCTCAGGGACAGCAGGTCAGCACTGCCAACCCCAGCTGCAGCAACAGACCAAGCAGGCCATCCAAGAGTGCCAGGCACCCGGCCATCTCCTGCCTGTTGGCTCATCAAAATCAGGTGCCATGAAAGCACACATCCATAGCCCAGCTTTGCTGGCCCCACTTACCACAGTGTGGTTGGCTTTCACACTGCTAAGGGCAGGCAGGGGGTTCTTGGCATAGACTGTCACCACCACCTGGCTGCTGGTTTGGTGCCAGTCCTGCCGGCATGACACCGCCTTCTTGTCCTGCCAGGGAGAGGAACCCATCACGGCACAGCATCTAGCCCAAGCACACCCCAAACAGAGGGGATGTCTGTGCTGGAGGATGTTCCTTTGCACATCTCCTTCACAGAGTGCCAGCTGAGGTCGGCATCAGCTAAGCAAGATCAAACCTTGCCTTTCATGCAGGTTTTTGAGGGGAGGTTATTCATGAGAAGGTGGGCAGCCCCTGCCAGGCTGTCCCATGCAACATGAAGCACCTGTGCTGTGCTTGGGGTTGCTCCAGAAGGATGCGTTAAGACCAGATACATCCCCTTCTTGTTCCAGGGTCACTCTGCTGTGCCCAAGCTCATAGGTGCTGTGCACAGTCAGGAAACTTTGGTCTGGAGGACAGTGCAGGGGCTGTTGCTAGACATGGATCATGCCACCATGCTAAATTTGGGAGACAAATGAGCCCCAACTGGCCACATTTCACCCTTCTTCCACAGGACCCCCACCTTGTCCATGCCCCAGGCAGCTTTGGCTCCACCAGGCATTTCTGAGCATCACCAGGAGACAGACTTCCCGCagccctcagcattgccagccaaaGAAATGCCCCAGCAGGAATCCCAGTCCCAAACTCAGGTGACAATTAacacaaagcatctgcatcacaACATCACAGTCCATTCACTGCAGCCTCCTTTACATCCACTAGATGTTTTCTGCTCCAGGACAAAGAACAGACTGAGCTCAGAGGGGGTTGTTCAGAGCACTGCTGATTCAGAGGAACATGACACACTTTCAGGGATATCCTGGGCTGCTTTGGTGCAACTTTCCCGGCTCAAGCCTGTTTCTAGTCAAGAGCTTTCCTGGGGaaacttacacacacacacaatattgGGAATTGGGATCTTCTCTGCCTTATCCTACCACACCATCATGTTGCTATGTGGATGAGGTCCCTCCTGGGAAGCAGTTGCAGAGGGAAAGCTTCATTAAAACCAGTTATCTGTAaaaacttttggggttttttttgcaggccTTTTCCCATGCTCAGCTGGCTGTCCCTGTGCAGCAGCCTACAGTGCTGGCTACACCATGCccagggccagctcctgccccattCAGCTTCCTATTGCACATCTGCCCATTGGGTGCAAGAGGCAACACTTTTTGTGAATGCAGGAGCAGCATTTTAAACAGCAGATGGGTGAAGATTAGGCATTCAAATTCTGCACGGTCATCTGTTGGCAATTATgaaaattaagataaataaatgcagaaaccCATGTGAAtgcagagcaagggaaggagcaCTCCTCAGGTGCAGGTAATGGCACTTTGCTCACATGAGTCACCTCTGCCAAGAGCCCCCTTACCCCTTTCCCTGTCCAGCAGTGCTGcccactgctgcagcccagctgctCCAGGAAGGCACTGAAGTCTGTTGTTTTGACTCCACAGCAGCTCCAGTACTTCATCCTGGGGAGAGCGAGGTGACCTGAGTGGGGAGCGCCCGTGGGAGCAGGAGAGGGGGACCACAGCGGGCTTCAGGGTAGTTGGGGAGAGGGCCTCGGAACCAGCAGCTCCCCCATGCACCTGTCACCCAGGGGGGTGTCACCCATGACTGCACCGGCCATGCTGCTGAGGCCACACAGCCTTGCAATGTGGTGCTTTCAGCCCTCAGAAGGGTCAGTTTGCTCCCAGGTAAAGGGTTGTTTCTTACCCCTCATGGAAGACAGGAACGCCAGGATGGAAAGTACAAACCTCTATGTTGCTCTCTGGGCCCTGGTATATCTGTGGAGTGAGAAGCAGAGGAAAATTTTGGCTGTACCtctggcacagcatggcatggcacagccaggtgTCCACCCATCGGTGCCCATCCCTGCACAGGGCACAGCACGATGCCCAACATCACCCTTTCACCAGGTCCAGCATCTGTGAGGACTTACTCTGGGACTCTGCCCAGTCCATGGCCTGGCACTGGTCGCTGCtccctgctggcagggcagccaaCCTGGCCTTACCAGGACCCCAGTGTCATTCCCATGACCCTGGCAGCAGCCCTTCCAAACACAGCCTGGTCCCAGCCAGAGGCTGGGCAACACCAGGACAGTGGGCAAGTTTGGACACCACAGAAACTCGCTCCAAGGTGCAAGGGGGCCATTTATTCATTCtgtcctttcccctccttcccagaGCATGTAAGTCTTATGTCCTTATCCATctcctgccttttgctctgtgcttgctcccctctctgctgctttccaagCATGCCAGCCTTCCCACAGGTCCCTCCAGCACATGCCTCAAGGCAGGCAGACAGTCCTACACATGGCGGCTTTGGGGCAAGATAGAAAGTGTGCTGTGCTGCATTAATTAAATGCAGGTGGGAATTACTCCACATGCATTTTACCTATATGCAATTATCCTGAATATGTGCTATATTTCATTGCAAGCAATTAGCAGCAGTGGAATGCAAATGTACCACCAATCCAGGAATCTGGAAGCCTCTTGCAGGAACATGGCTGGGAGGTGACAGAGGCAGGCCGTCCAGGGACGGGATGAGTAGAAGCATACAGAGCCGATGGGCActgccacctcccacccccccggcaccctgccctgcagctggtggcagctggGAGACAAGCCCCCGCACTGGACCTGCGATGCTCCCAGCCAAGCAGCACAGACCATGCAAAGATGGGATCCTGCCAGGTACTCACCGCCTTGCAGGCTGCATTCTTGCAGGTGGTGCCAGCTCTCACCTGGGCAGCTGCCTCCCCTGCAAGAGCAACACAGCTTCATCCTGGGGCACGTACTGCCCACACCTGCCCCCAgaccctccctgcagccccactgcCAGCTCCCCAGCTTAGCATGCACAGCTCCTGAGCACAGCCCATTGCAATATGCCTCTGAGACACAGCTCTGTGGGTTTGCAGGTGGCTGAGCACACAGCACTCACTATCCTGCACTGAACCTGCCATGCAAAACCCCATGCTGAACTTGCCACATGCAGCCCCGCTGCTGTCCATCACATCACCCCGTCACTACCTGTGCAACTGCCCTCAGGTGCCTCGTTCTTGGAGGACAAGTTCAGGTTCTCCAGTGCCTGCTCCAGAGACCTGGATACTTTAATTGGCAGCCGTTGTCTTGGCTCATCAGAGCtgggaaagagcagcagcagcaaaggccaggtgggttttttttgcaatttaaGTGTCATTGCCTCTCCTGAGGAAGCAGCAGGGCAGGACATGTGCAGAAGAAGCGGCAGAGCAGGGTGACGCTGTTAGCTGAGCCCTTCTCACCTTGGTCTTTCCCGCTGCATCTTCTCAGCTGATTTTGGTCCTTGGATGATAAGCTCCTCCACTGGATTAGCCTTTGGCTTGTCTGAGGTCTCTTGGCTGAAAGACTCAGGGGGCTTCTCCTTGCTGTGAAACCCCTTTGTGCATCCCTGAGCAGCAGAGGCAAGCCTGATGCCTGCTTTGCCCTCCCTAACCTGGCGGCTGCTCCCAAACCTGTGAGTTTCTGTGCTCTGGTGGCTCTGAGTCCTGCAGGGCAGGGACTGCGTCTGCAGGGATTCCCAGGGACAAGACAGTGTGGCAGCATCACCAGAGCCATGGCAGAGAGGTCTCAGGTCTGCTGGACCCCAGCCTGGCAGCTGAATGGCAGCAAGAGTCTCCCTCATGTCCCTGGgcctctgctgcctcctcccctccaccAGGACTGTTCAGACATTCACATCTGTGCTGGCACCTGGGGCATTTGTGTTCATCCCGCAGGATCCTGGTGGGGGATCCCAGCCCCTTCTGGCACCCTTCTCTGGGAGCACCTGCCCTGCACTTTGGGAGCAGCACCCTTGCTTGCAGGCTGCTTGGGAGAAGATAGGAAATCCCTGACCGGCAGGGCAAAAGGGACAGCCTTGGTGTGGGACAGTGATGGgacaggacagggcagggcaggggcaagGAGGAGAGGACAGAGGAGTAGCGGGTGCATTTGGGCTGGTGGGTCACTCACCTTTATGGAGAGGAACTCGGAGAAGTCTGTTGTGCGTTTCTTGCAACAAGACCAGCCCTATACACCAGGAGATGACAAACTGGTTAGGTGTGGGCAATCCCGCCGGGCACAAggtccctccctgcagctgcagccctcgCTCCTGCCCCACTCACCTTCAGGGCATCATGGAAGATGGGGACACCTGGGTGATACAGGCAGGAATCTGAAAAGGGAAAATCGGGCAGAACCTTTGAGGAGGAGCAATCCTGCCCACGAGCCACCCGTGATGCCCAGCAGCTCCTGAGCCAGCTCCTGCCATGcaggctgcctgtgctgggctcaGCTCAGCCCTGCTTGGCAGCTCAGGCCACGACATGGTGGCTGAGGCTGCAGACCAGGAAAGCAGCACATGTTCCCACCCACCCCAGTGCAATGCAGACAAGCCCACTTACCCCTGGCATTGTGCTGAGGATCAAACCTCTGCCCACAGCCCTTGTTGTAGCACAGCAACGCCATAGCTCAGGTGTACTTGCGGTGTCCTTCACTCCTTCCACAAAAATCCCATCAATCTCACCCCTGCCTGTGATCCCCCCCTCTGCTTCCCCGCAGTTTCCAGCCCAGGCGCTGGAAGGTCACTTTGCCTATctttggaggcagcaggaggaggtggctggTAACTGGAGAACAGGCTAAAGATGGACATAGCAGCTTGGCAGCTGACAGGACCCAGCGCCCAAGTTATCTTGAGAGGCATTTCTGTCCTGCCCCTGCAAGCGGAGAGGAATGGGTGCTGCAGGATGGCTCCACACCTGGGGTGGGCAGAGGACCTCGCAGCACCTGCCATCCCACCAGTGTCCGGCATGGAGGTATCACTGCCATCCTGGTGCTCATGCTCGCTCAGGGCAACCTGCGACTCCTCTTGACCAACTGCTCTCAGCTTCTTTAGCATTTATAGAAGCAGCTGAAAGTTTcctgaaaaagaagggaagagactTCCTAGAGTCCCAGGGCAAAACCTGTGCTgatctcccccagccccaaaagGAAAGACCATCTGCTGACAGAGGCACCAACAGACCAAAGCAGTGCATGTGGCCAAGACATCCTTTGATGCAGGGTCTTGTGCAACCCAGGGATGAAATCTGTCCCCTGGAATATCAAAAGAACGCAAAATGTTACGTTGGCCACCTGTACCCAGGAGGGATTTGCTCGCTCTCCCTGCTCACATTCTGGGACCCAAGGGTTTTCCTCTACAAATGGGAAACCCTCCTGAGATCAAAGGTTTTACTTAGTTCCTACAAGCatctaaaaaaatattatttcctttttgttgttcCTGTTTGCAAAGGCAGCTGTTTCCTGGGTGCTGCCCTGACCTGCTGGAGCGCACAGCACCTGGAGAGCGTTTCTGCTCAGGAACCAGGTTCGACATAAGCCTTTGGCACTATCAGACAGCACAAAGGGCagatcctgcaggcagcagctgcccaggGTCCACTGTGGCTGAtgtaaccccatccctgtcccatgATGTTTGTTTAGCCTGGTTAATCCCCCTGCAATAGCCTACAGGATCTCCTGACACCCCAAGAGGATCTCCAAAGTCCAGAGTTAGGACGAACCCTTTCCAAAATTCTGGAGCTCACGACGGAGATGACTCCAGACTCATTTCACACTGCCCTGCTGCCCTACCTCCAGCTTAGTTCTGCCATCCCCACCTTGAGACACCTAGGCCAGCAGCAACATCAGGCTTTTCTTTGTCATCTCATTAGCAAGGAAGATGGCCCTGCTGGAGAGGAGGACACTTATCACCATCACCATCAGGCCTCCTTATACATGGGTAGCCCATGTATAAACCCACGTCCAACCAAAAAGCTAAGAAGGAAATGTGAGGGCACCGGGGAACCATCAGCACCAGCCACGTGGCTTCAAGCTGATACCTCCCTCAAAGGACTGCAGTGCCTCAGGACACAATAAATGACCCAACAGTCCCAAAGGTGAGTAAAAAACCACTGCTGGCATCCAGAGCCTCTGCTCATGCGGGAGGGATCACTTGGGACCCAGGAGGCCAGGCAGAGCCCTCTGACAGGGGAATTTGCGGTCCCCCGGGTCTGAGCAGAGCGATAGTGTTTCAGATCTCCTTGTCCTTTCCATGAGCTGTCAGCAAGGCTGCAGCTGTTGCCATCTCCATGCCAGTGAGAATCTGGAGCTCAGGTTACCTCGCACGCCTCAGAGGAAACACCAAGAGGATGCTGTGGCTGACCCACACACTGAGGCTCATCGCAGAGGGACCAGCAGGTAGCTGTGGGGACTGCAGTTGAGCAGAGCCCCCCTCAGCacctgaggagcagcagcactgctctgccctCACTCCTCTGATGCACTGCTGCAAATGTCTGCATGGAACGAGGTGGCTCAAAAGACAGAACCTACCGGGAACACAGCACAGTGACATACTGCAAATTGGAGTGTCCACAGCTCCCAGCCCAAGGGGAGGCTCCCCAGGGAGGACAAGGTGAGGGGGTGCAGCCTGGAAGACAGACACGAGACATTCACCATGAAACAGAGATGAGCTCCAGGGGAACTGCTCAGTCAGCCACCAGCAGATTCAAGGTCCTGCTAGAACTGGTGctttaaaaattaggaaaaagaggAGATAAGGTTCAGGTGATGGCGAAAAGCATGCTGTACTCCATCACACAGTGTCTAGTTTGAAGCTGTGGCTTCTGGCAGTTGCATTTGGGCCACAGGGTTGTGTTGCTGAGTCCAGCCCTCCTCCAGGGCAGAGCTCCAAGTAAAGCAGAAGTCACCACATGAGCCAGCCAAGCAGGGACAGTCATGACCTACACCTTTGAAACAGCTTGCAAGGAATGGGCCAgctgagaattaaaaataaagcctgtTTGGTTTATGGGCACTTAACTTGATATATAATAGaaaaaaaggaggtagaaaaaaagGACCATATTATTCTCAAACCCAACTTAATGTGTTTGCCCTTGAACAATCAGGGTCAGTGAAAAACAGCCCCCCAGAGTCCTGGGGAGAACATGCTGGATGCCTGTGGGGAGAGAAACCCAGCTCACCCCTGACCCTTTGGTCATCCAGGATGCTCTGaggagcccagggcagccagaAGGGAGTGCATTTCTAAAGCATGGAGTAGCTTCTGCACACAAAAGACTGGTCAGGAGAAGGAAAATCCCTGTCATACATATTACTGCTGTGTATGCCACACAAAGCTAGTAGGCGGAATTCATGTTTTAATTACTTGGGAAATAAAATCTTCCCCACAAGAGTATGTACTGAGCAATTCTACAGCAGAAGTTCTGACCGGCTGCTCTTCTGACAGCACTGCTCAGGGGTTACGTACCGGCTGTTGTCCAAGAGGTCTGCACTGATTGTACTCAACAGCACAGAGAATAGGTTTGAAAAAGACCAGAAAACCATCAGAAATGGGCATGTGGGCAATCTTCATCTCTCCATTCAAGAACACTGCCCTTCCGCTGCTTGGGTTATTACAGGACTATTGCCCCAACACTCTGGCCTTACTGAACAATTACACCTTCAAACTGGAATCAGCTGCTCAGCTGATGTGGATTTTCTCCCTGTAGTTCAGGCAGTGTCTTGCTTCCAGAGATAATTTTTTCTCCTTGGAGCTGAGCTGCTGAAAAACTGCATGCAATATTCCTCCTCAAAAAGTATACTTCGGTCCCCAACAAGTAATCAGTCCAAAAAGAAGAGTTCAGTCTACTCCTAAGACTCAGGTTTTTTGTCATTAGCTGGCATCCATGATAAAAACCTGCTGCTCCAAATAGCCCGAACTGATCGGGAGTGTGGGGTTTTACAGGTTTTCATTTTGAGGGTCCTGTTCCCTTAAAGCACAGTCACTATAAGCTCAGGTAGAGCAGTGGCCAGACTGTAGTGAGATAGTATCCCAAAGGTAGTGTTGTGCCTGGCTGAGCTCcgtgctttcttcctctccttctggATACCTCTGGCACTCAGGTGACTCAACAGTTAGACAAGCAGGTACCTGAGCCATGACCAAGACAGAAGAGAGAACGATGGCTCCTTTCAGCAAGGCCACAGGCAATCACATCTTCCTTCTTTCAGCTCCGAAACATAGCTCACTGGAGAAGTAGTGTAGCATATTCTACCACTTGTAGCTTTCTATGATAAATGACAGCTTCTAGAGAGATGCGCTGtgctaggaaaaaaaggacatttttgtcttctgctttgaTGTGACAAACTTACCCATGTACCGGTTGGATTTTTCAGATTTATCTTTGATTCTTGCAAATGCATCACTATTGTTTAAGGGGAAGCTGCATAAAGCACAAGTTGTAACCTCTGATGCCCACAAATGACAGGTGTTTAAAGCTAAGAGCAACGTGATCACAACCAGACTACTCATCAGTCCTTGGTCTGATATGAACTGATACTGCATAAGTGCATTTTAAACAAGCTTATGAGATATGACAGCAAAAGGCAAGGGTGTCTCTTCATCATAGTCAAAATACTTCATCAGTCTGCAACTACGTAATAGCCCAGTGATCTGGAAAAGCATGTAGAGGAAAGCATTCCCTTCTGCACACTGGCCAAACCTCAGCACATCACAACAGTGCTTGTGCAGAGTCCAGCCTCTGGAGCTGCACTCGCTACCTTATTCAAGCAGTGCAAGCACTGACAGCAAAACCCAAAATGCTTCAGCAGATTCCAGCACCTGGAAGTGCTCTGGAGTGAGGCAGCCTTGCTTGCTCCTGTGGCCAGCCTTAAATGCTTCTGCACTACAAGCAGTCCCTGGTGCTattgcctcctgctgcctgcctctgAAAACCTTAGTAATGGTTTGCTTTACAATTTCCTTACTAGAACTTCAGCCACGTTTTCAGTTTCCTCCTTTAAAGCAAATGAGAATAGTTACCTCTAGCATTCACACCAGAGTGCAGtttaagttttcttcctttgctgatgCTCAATCTTCAATTTTCACCTTGTACTGGTCTTGTTAGATGGACTTTGAGCAGTGCTAAATCCCTCCTTTCCCATGATTTTACACACCCTGTTACTATATCTCTTTTCTCACAGGGAAGGGCATTAACCAGACCTGTCTTTATCTTACACTTCAATAGGACtgaggtggcagcagcagagcactgCTGAACATTTGAGCTCTGGCGTCTCCCTAAGGCAGCGACTTCCTTTTTTGTCTGCTCACTAACAAGCAAGCCAGCTGAGCAATGGGCAGTAGAATGAGATGATACAGACACCTGGGTGCAACTTCACAGTTTCTTCTCCTAATATCTCACACTTTGGAATTAAACAATGTACTTACCAAACACCCATGGCATTAGTGAATGTCTGCCAGCCATGTTCCAGACACAAGCTGCAAGAACAGATGCATTCTCTCCGCAAGACAACAGAAAAGTTAGTCAGCATCCAACTTATTTGAGATTTGCAGTATTTAGCTATCCTAGCAAATGTGCCACATGAAAAAGATCACCAAACTCTTCATACTGTACATACAGGTAAGTCACAATCCCCCTGATAATCACCATATCACCTCAGCAAGTCAGCTACTAGTGATGATGCTTTAAAAtgtggaaaacaaagcaaaagaaacaagagCATCAGCTGCAGTCTCTCTTTGATACAGCTTATCAATCATTCTATTCCAGTCTAATTATAACCCATCAAATGACAGGGGTAAACCAATAAAACCTCCAGAGTGATCTTTTCCTACTTACAGAGTACCTACAGGACCAAACCCTAATTTTTGAAGGTTATTGTCTTGGTAGCATTAGgcatctgaaaatgttttcaccTTTCCCATTATTTCACAAGTCTGTAAGGCAGCTCCTTTTGCTCTTTGGCTGCaagtctttctccctctttcGCACCTAAATTTCTTTCTAAGCTTTGCCCTCTGCTCCCCCCTCACCAGTTTCAACTCAAGAGCTTCAGTGTGAGAAAACAACTCACAGCAGGCTCCTGGCCCTACAGATTCCCTCATGTATTACACATAAAGCATTACTATTGCCACTGACAGTTATGAGTCCTCCACTTCCAGCCCCAGCAGAGGCATTCAGAGCTCTGCAGGAAGGTCTGCATCCCAGCCAGAGGCAACTGCAACACAGGGCAGAAACAAGACAACTTTGTACTATGCAGGTGAGACACGAATTGATGAACAAGTCTTGTGTCTTGCTCTTCTGCAACCAAAACATAGACACATCCTAGGTGCATCACGATGTCCTTTACTGTATTCTAAATGCTGAAGTTGAAGGTCTCATTCCAAcacacaaataaaattcattatgTGACAAGGAGAACTGTTAGAAAATTCTCAGGGGTTGAACACACTCTATAAAGCAATGCAAGAGCAACTTCTGCACCATAATATGAAGCTTGATTTACTTCAATCCGTATGtacatatttttattcaaaaaacagaagagacaacacactgttgtggtttaacccaagcagcaacaaagcaccatgaggctgctcccTCGCTCCTAcccccctgtgggatggggaggagaaaatataattaaaagctCCTGgattgagacaaggacagggagg from Accipiter gentilis chromosome 24, bAccGen1.1, whole genome shotgun sequence includes the following:
- the ITGB1BP2 gene encoding integrin beta-1-binding protein 2 isoform X1, translated to MRETLAAIQLPGWGPADLRPLCHGSGDAATLSCPWESLQTQSLPCRTQSHQSTETHRFGSSRQVREGKAGIRLASAAQGCTKGFHSKEKPPESFSQETSDKPKANPVEELIIQGPKSAEKMQRERPSSDEPRQRLPIKVSRSLEQALENLNLSSKNEAPEGSCTGEAAAQVRAGTTCKNAACKAIYQGPESNIEVCTFHPGVPVFHEGMKYWSCCGVKTTDFSAFLEQLGCSSGQHCWTGKGDKKAVSCRQDWHQTSSQVVVTVYAKNPLPALSSVKANHTVLEVHIIFEGNKIFQAELDLWGVIEIEKSFVSMVPTKVEIMLCKASPGSWARLELPQSRSYSHGEQKEAANAEEPRAVQGEDSDDSLSWSEEEDEELEMGTPSN
- the ITGB1BP2 gene encoding integrin beta-1-binding protein 2 isoform X3, encoding MRETLAAIQLPGWGPADLRPLCHGSGDAATLSCPWESLQTQSLPCRTQSHQSTETHRFGSSRQVREGKAGIRLASAAQGCTKGFHSKEKPPESFSQETSDKPKANPVEELIIQGPKSAEKMQRERPSSDEPRQRLPIKVSRSLEQALENLNLSSKNEAPEGSCTGEAAAQVRAGTTCKNAACKAIYQGPESNIEVCTFHPGVPVFHEGMKYWSCCGVKTTDFSAFLEQLGCSSGQHCWTGKGLEVHIIFEGNKIFQAELDLWGVIEIEKSFVSMVPTKVEIMLCKASPGSWARLELPQSRSYSHGEQKEAANAEEPRAVQGEDSDDSLSWSEEEDEELEMGTPSN
- the ITGB1BP2 gene encoding integrin beta-1-binding protein 2 isoform X4; the encoded protein is MALVMLPHCLVPGNPCRRSPCPAGLRATRAQKLTGLGAAARLGRAKQASGLPLLLRDAQRGFTARRSPLSLSAKRPQTSQRLIQWRSLSSKDQNQLRRCSGKDQGEAAAQVRAGTTCKNAACKAIYQGPESNIEVCTFHPGVPVFHEGMKYWSCCGVKTTDFSAFLEQLGCSSGQHCWTGKGDKKAVSCRQDWHQTSSQVVVTVYAKNPLPALSSVKANHTVLEVHIIFEGNKIFQAELDLWGVIEIEKSFVSMVPTKVEIMLCKASPGSWARLELPQSRSYSHGEQKEAANAEEPRAVQGEDSDDSLSWSEEEDEELEMGTPSN
- the ITGB1BP2 gene encoding integrin beta-1-binding protein 2 isoform X2, translated to MALLCYNKGCGQRFDPQHNARDSCLYHPGVPIFHDALKGWSCCKKRTTDFSEFLSIKGCTKGFHSKEKPPESFSQETSDKPKANPVEELIIQGPKSAEKMQRERPSSDEPRQRLPIKVSRSLEQALENLNLSSKNEAPEGSCTGEAAAQVRAGTTCKNAACKAIYQGPESNIEVCTFHPGVPVFHEGMKYWSCCGVKTTDFSAFLEQLGCSSGQHCWTGKGDKKAVSCRQDWHQTSSQVVVTVYAKNPLPALSSVKANHTVLEVHIIFEGNKIFQAELDLWGVIEIEKSFVSMVPTKVEIMLCKASPGSWARLELPQSRSYSHGEQKEAANAEEPRAVQGEDSDDSLSWSEEEDEELEMGTPSN